Part of the Isachenkonia alkalipeptolytica genome is shown below.
GCACGCCATGGGACCTAACGTATCCGGCGTCATCGGCTCCGCCGTCGCCGCCGGCGTCATGCTCTCCCTCTTCGGCGGCTAGCAAAAGCGGGTGACAGCGGGACGGAGTTTTTGTCATCTTATCGGAAGAGATAAACAAAATCCTTTGTTTATCTCTTTTGTTTTTACATAGAAGAAATTAAGAAAGGAGCCACAGGCCATGAAGGAAAAAATCTTAGAATACTTATTGAATCATCAGGGAGAGTTCACCTCCGGAGAGGTGCTCAGAAGGGAGTTCGGCGTTTCCCGCACCGCCATCTGGAAGCATATGAAAACCTTAAAGGAGGAGGGCTATCAAATAACCTCGGTACCGAACAAGGGCTATCAACTAACCATTGAGGAGGACCGGTTATTGGCCTATGAGCTGGAAAAATCCCTGGGAAAAAAAGTGGAGGTGCATCAGTCCATTGATTCCACGAACAATCACTTAAAAAGAAATGCCCGGGACTATCCCGATGAAATGATTGTCCTCAGCGAAGAGCAAAAAAAGGGACGGGGAAGACTGGGACGGAGTTGGGATTCCCCCAAGGGGGCCGGGCTTTTTTTCTCCATGCTCTTAAGACCCCGGATCACCATGGAAGAGAGCTTTAAAATCACCGGGATCGCCGCAGCAGCGGTGGCGGAGGCCATTGAAGAAGTAACGGGCCTGCCGGCGAGGATCAAGTGGCCCAACGACATTCTGGTACAGGGAAAAAAAGTTTCGGGGATT
Proteins encoded:
- a CDS encoding biotin--[acetyl-CoA-carboxylase] ligase; the encoded protein is MKEKILEYLLNHQGEFTSGEVLRREFGVSRTAIWKHMKTLKEEGYQITSVPNKGYQLTIEEDRLLAYELEKSLGKKVEVHQSIDSTNNHLKRNARDYPDEMIVLSEEQKKGRGRLGRSWDSPKGAGLFFSMLLRPRITMEESFKITGIAAAAVAEAIEEVTGLPARIKWPNDILVQGKKVSGILTEVSGEPDGINYIIVGIGINVNTPNFTGELKDRATSLYLEKGEKVSRKELFVRAANKFFRFYHGFTREKTLGEVHGILENRSAVLGKEVIILRGEEKKQGKAVEITKEGFLKVRYESGEEEVLSSGEVSVRGLGGYS